CAACCAGAACGCATCGTCGGTTCTGCTCCCAGTGGGAGATAAGCGGGAGGCGCTGTTGGCTCTCTGGCTGGTGATTCCAGATTTGGGAGTCGAGGACGCAGAAGCGTTTTTCGACGAGGCAATGCATGCGAATGGTCCTAGCCCACACTTCGTGGGTGTTCCGCGCTCAGCCAGACTATTTGACCCGCTCACCTACAAACGTAAGGGAGTTGCCCTCACCCCTACGACAATGGTGGTCCGCGGCAGGCGGATTCAGCATGTCGCCTCGTTCGTCACGTACGAGAGAATCCAGTCCCAGGTCGCATCTCAGGGTCCCTGGGAACGAGCAAGGGGGCTTGCTAACGTGCAGGCTGCCACCGTTCCCGGCGACGTTCGCGTATTCATTGACCACTTGGCGAGTCAGGACGCCGCTTCAGTTCGTCAGATAATCACCCAGCGAAGTGAGATCAGTCGTGGGGCAGAGCCACCGGAACGTTGGTTCTCCCGGGTCTCATCCGTCGATCTATCGGCGGGGGATGCGGGGGATGATCCGCGGCGCGATGGGTCGCAGACGCACTCACAAGCATCGCCGGAACCGGACGACGAACGGTATAAGCCGGAGCCGCGCAACACTGAATCATCGCCTGGCCAGGCATAGTATCGCGCGTCGCAAATTCGTTTCCGAGATCGTGTGCAAAGTCGGGGCACCGCAACGAAGGCGAGGGAAGGCTTGCCTGGGACAAGTCCAGCGAGTGCGCTGCCGTCAGACGTCGACGCAGTGACCGAGATTTTGCAGTGCGACTCTCTGGGGTGTGTCTCCTAAATCTCTGCTAGCTGTGGTGACCGGGAAATCCGCGCTTGCTACGTTGTCATCGTCGTTTTTGCCACCAGTAGAGCCTCCTCTTCCGCCTTGCAACCACGAATTTCCGGGCATCCTCGCCCGAGCACATATTTAGGAGACACACCCTAAATGCGGACTTGGGTAGGATTGCCTGCGTGAGTAGATCAGAGACAACCCCGTCAGCTACGGAGGCTACCGCTTCCGCCTCGTCCGAACTTCCCGAGCAGGTCCGGGTTCGCAGCGAGAAGCGCAACCGCCTACTTGAGTCGGGACGGGACCCCTATCCGGCTGAACTTCCCGTAACTAGCACCATCGCTGCTGTCCGTGAGGCGCACGATGGACTGGAGCCGGGAGAAGAAACCGACGACGTTGTGGGTTTGGTCGGCCGCGTTATGCTTTCGCGCAACACTGGAAAACTCTGCTTTGTCACCCTTCAGGATGGTGAGGGACTCACGCTACAGGCAATGCTGTCGGCAGCAGAGGTTGGGGCGGACTCACTTGCCGACTACAAGACAGACGTCGACCTTGGTGACATTCTCTTTGTTCATGGACGGGTGATTTCCTCCCGCCGCGGGGAGCTATCGATTATGGCGACACCCGGAGAAGACACACCGTCCTGGGCCATGGCTGCTAAGGCTATCCGCCCTCTTCCGAAGGTCTTTCAGACGGAGGAGGGCGAGGGGGTCGAGCTGGCGGAGGATACCAGAGTCCGTCGGCGCTACCTGGACCTGATAATCCGTCCTGCCGCGCGCGACATGGTCCGCAAGCGTGCTGCCGTGGTTCGCTCGATTCGTGAGTACATGTATCAACGGGGCTTTATCGAGATTGAGACTCCGATGTTGCAGACCATTGCGGGCGGTGCCGCAGCGCGCCCCTTCAGGACTCATATGAACGCATTCGACACTGACCTCTTCCTACGGATCGCGCCCGAGCTCTACCTAAAACGTGCACTGGTTGGTGGCGTCGAAAAGGTCTTTGAGCTCAACCGCAACTTCCGAAATGAAGGGTCAGACTCCTCGCATAACCCCGAGTTCACGATGCTTGAGGCGTACG
The sequence above is a segment of the Actinomycetaceae bacterium MB13-C1-2 genome. Coding sequences within it:
- the lysS gene encoding lysine--tRNA ligase — translated: MSRSETTPSATEATASASSELPEQVRVRSEKRNRLLESGRDPYPAELPVTSTIAAVREAHDGLEPGEETDDVVGLVGRVMLSRNTGKLCFVTLQDGEGLTLQAMLSAAEVGADSLADYKTDVDLGDILFVHGRVISSRRGELSIMATPGEDTPSWAMAAKAIRPLPKVFQTEEGEGVELAEDTRVRRRYLDLIIRPAARDMVRKRAAVVRSIREYMYQRGFIEIETPMLQTIAGGAAARPFRTHMNAFDTDLFLRIAPELYLKRALVGGVEKVFELNRNFRNEGSDSSHNPEFTMLEAYEAMGTYDTMAVLTRELVQGAARSAFGSEIVTLADGSEYDFSGEWDQIQLYPAASEAIGRTISPETSREDLVRIAEEMGEDIPDHYGKGKIAEVIFEEAVGQHLYRPTFVRDFPQDSSPLTRSHRTEPGLVEKWDLYVRGFELATAYSELTDPVVQRQRFEEQALAAAKGDPEAMTLDEDFLEAMDYGMPPAGGMGMGVDRLLMALTGEGIRETVLFPLVKRL